In one Fibrobacter sp. genomic region, the following are encoded:
- a CDS encoding activase: MKSLGICIGASNLKAAVVSDNGDILKSTSISHDSCPQQAFSNTIMELGTSDIDYGYITGRKFRRKINLPSITEAESIESALRLLRSTGKMEESLGAVISLGAENFVLYLLDTDQNICAVETGNKCASGTGEFFLQQIRRMNLSVDEAVNLARESVSYRVSGRCSVFCKSDCTHALNKGIPAQRVTAGLCEMIAEKILDLLEKSSSKSILAIGGLTQVDPIMKIIRGNGYSLHIPECALIFEAVGAAWCALEEKRSFFSHVDYISSHRSFSVHPPLSTAVPKVTFKSIERSSAKSGDELVIGLDVGSTTTKAVALRLSDNAIVASTYLRTNGNPIEASRECYKELHSQLPGNVLVTGLGTTGSGRHIAGLHAGTHFIINEIIAHATAASYFDPLVDTIFEIGGQDAKYTHFTNGVPSDYAMNEACSAGTGSFLEEAAKESLGIDYREIQDYALESQSPPDFSDQCAAFISSDIKTASHEGVSREDITAGLVYSICMNYVNRVKGQRPIGKKVFMQGGVCYNKAVPLAMANLIGVPIVVPPEPGLMGAFGVALEVSRRMENETEKKYFNLQVLSTREISYGKRFICKGGREKCDRKCEISMLRIEDRNYPFGGACNRYYSLIDKKITDSGRYDFVRVRRNVVFSPSQTRSSAAGTIGLNNSFLMHSLFPLYSTFFSELGLEVILPDKVDSKGVKRKRGSFCYPGEISHGAFYNLLEKKPDFLFLPSIVELPAENTASAQREHQCTCMLLQGEPYYLRSAFGEVEPKLIRAVLDFSKGFDSQIREFIEIGRQCGFSDSYSRAAYIKAVEKMRQTTITLREEGERILSELEKSPDNLGVVLFGRAYNSFTSDANMGIPEKFASRGIPVIPWDMLPFENEKTGLDINWAIGRDLMKSATLVSRKDNLFGVYITNFSCGPDSFLLGYFREIMGEKPSLTLEVDSHTADAGINTRIDAFIDIAERYRSLAGKRHTSPEEFTPAKLQFKRKGAVFISSKGKSFSIYDPSVHLLLPSMGRLTSELMAAVFSG; this comes from the coding sequence TTGAAATCACTGGGAATCTGTATTGGTGCTTCTAATCTCAAAGCTGCAGTTGTATCCGACAATGGTGACATACTGAAAAGTACCTCTATCTCCCATGATTCCTGTCCTCAACAGGCATTCTCAAACACCATTATGGAGCTGGGTACTTCAGATATTGATTATGGGTATATCACCGGACGAAAATTCCGCAGGAAAATCAACCTCCCCTCTATTACCGAAGCTGAATCTATCGAATCTGCACTGCGGCTTCTCAGATCTACCGGAAAAATGGAGGAGTCGCTGGGTGCTGTGATAAGCCTGGGAGCAGAGAATTTTGTTCTTTATCTGCTCGATACAGATCAGAATATCTGTGCTGTGGAAACCGGGAACAAATGTGCATCAGGTACAGGAGAATTCTTCCTTCAGCAGATCCGAAGGATGAATCTTTCCGTTGATGAGGCTGTCAACTTAGCCCGGGAATCAGTTTCGTACAGAGTTTCAGGAAGGTGCTCGGTATTCTGCAAAAGTGACTGTACTCATGCCTTGAATAAGGGTATTCCGGCTCAAAGGGTTACTGCCGGATTGTGTGAGATGATAGCAGAGAAGATTCTTGACCTGTTGGAAAAATCCAGCTCAAAGAGTATTCTGGCAATTGGTGGTCTCACTCAGGTCGATCCTATAATGAAGATAATCCGGGGAAACGGGTATTCTTTACATATACCGGAGTGTGCGCTGATTTTTGAAGCTGTGGGTGCTGCATGGTGTGCTCTTGAGGAGAAAAGATCTTTTTTCTCCCATGTAGACTATATCTCCTCACACCGCTCTTTCAGTGTTCATCCTCCTTTAAGTACTGCTGTCCCGAAGGTGACATTTAAGTCAATTGAAAGAAGCAGTGCAAAGTCTGGTGATGAGCTTGTGATAGGACTTGACGTAGGCTCAACTACCACCAAGGCAGTTGCACTCAGATTATCCGACAACGCCATTGTTGCATCTACATATCTCCGCACCAATGGAAATCCCATCGAGGCATCCAGGGAGTGCTATAAAGAACTCCATTCGCAGCTCCCCGGGAATGTTCTTGTGACAGGACTGGGTACCACTGGCTCGGGAAGACACATAGCGGGGCTTCACGCTGGAACCCACTTTATAATTAATGAAATTATAGCTCATGCAACAGCAGCTTCTTATTTCGATCCCTTGGTTGATACGATCTTTGAGATTGGGGGGCAGGATGCAAAGTACACTCACTTTACAAACGGTGTCCCCTCGGATTATGCCATGAATGAAGCCTGCTCTGCAGGAACCGGTTCCTTTCTTGAGGAAGCCGCAAAAGAATCACTGGGGATCGATTATCGTGAAATACAGGACTATGCACTTGAATCTCAAAGTCCTCCGGATTTCAGTGATCAATGTGCAGCTTTTATCTCATCGGACATAAAGACTGCCTCCCACGAGGGGGTAAGCAGGGAGGATATAACAGCGGGACTGGTCTACTCTATCTGTATGAACTACGTAAACAGGGTCAAAGGACAGCGTCCTATAGGAAAAAAAGTATTCATGCAGGGAGGAGTCTGTTACAACAAGGCAGTTCCGCTGGCGATGGCTAATCTTATAGGTGTTCCGATAGTGGTTCCGCCTGAACCGGGCCTGATGGGGGCATTTGGTGTGGCGCTGGAAGTAAGCCGCAGAATGGAAAATGAAACGGAGAAGAAGTATTTCAATCTTCAGGTGCTTTCCACCCGTGAAATCAGCTACGGCAAACGTTTCATCTGCAAAGGCGGCCGGGAGAAATGTGACAGGAAATGTGAAATAAGCATGCTGCGGATCGAGGATAGAAATTATCCATTCGGCGGTGCCTGTAACCGCTACTATAGTCTAATTGACAAAAAAATTACTGATTCCGGCAGGTATGATTTTGTCCGTGTCCGAAGAAACGTGGTTTTCTCACCGAGCCAGACCAGGTCATCAGCGGCAGGAACAATCGGCCTCAATAATTCTTTTCTGATGCATTCTCTGTTTCCCCTCTATTCCACCTTTTTCTCAGAGCTGGGTCTCGAGGTGATACTGCCTGACAAGGTTGACTCAAAAGGGGTGAAACGCAAAAGAGGTTCGTTTTGTTATCCGGGAGAGATCTCTCATGGAGCTTTTTACAATCTTCTGGAAAAAAAGCCTGACTTTCTTTTCCTGCCCTCAATAGTCGAACTTCCGGCGGAAAATACAGCATCTGCCCAAAGGGAGCATCAATGCACCTGTATGCTTCTGCAAGGAGAGCCTTATTATCTCAGGAGTGCATTTGGAGAGGTAGAACCGAAGCTGATCAGGGCAGTGCTTGATTTTTCAAAGGGGTTTGATTCTCAGATCCGGGAGTTCATAGAAATAGGCCGTCAGTGCGGATTCAGCGATTCTTACAGCAGGGCAGCTTATATCAAGGCTGTGGAGAAGATGAGGCAGACCACTATAACTCTGAGAGAAGAGGGAGAGAGGATTCTAAGTGAGCTGGAGAAAAGCCCTGATAATCTTGGAGTTGTGCTTTTCGGAAGGGCATATAACTCTTTTACATCCGATGCGAATATGGGGATCCCGGAAAAATTCGCGTCAAGGGGGATTCCAGTTATCCCCTGGGACATGCTGCCATTTGAAAATGAGAAAACCGGCCTTGACATAAACTGGGCAATCGGGCGGGATCTGATGAAATCGGCCACTTTAGTCTCCAGGAAGGATAATCTTTTCGGAGTTTATATCACCAATTTCAGTTGCGGTCCCGACTCTTTTCTTCTTGGATACTTCCGGGAAATCATGGGAGAAAAACCCTCATTGACACTCGAAGTTGACAGTCATACTGCTGATGCAGGTATCAATACCCGTATCGATGCGTTTATCGACATTGCGGAGCGGTACCGGTCTCTTGCAGGAAAAAGACATACTTCTCCGGAAGAGTTTACCCCGGCAAAACTGCAGTTCAAGAGAAAGGGCGCGGTTTTTATCAGTTCAAAAGGAAAGAGTTTCAGTATTTATGATCCTTCGGTGCACCTTCTCCTGCCTTCCATGGGAAGGTTGACAAGCGAGCTTATGGCCGCTGTATTCTCAGG